The genomic window AGTGTCTTATCAAAAGAAGAACTCGTCTTCCTAGCCAAAAAATGTCAGCAGAACAATGTGTTACTTTTAATAGATGAAACATATATAAATTTTGTTATTGACGATGAGGACTTTACTATGATACACAATATTGACAACAATCAAATAATCGTACTGAGGTCTTTTACTAAATTCTTTGCTATACCGGGTTTACGACTTGGATATATGGTTGCAAACAAAAATATTATCGAGAAAATCAAAAAATTTCAGCCTGTATGGTCAGTAAACATATTAGCACAAATTGCAGCTTGTGAAATTATCAAAGATAAAGAGTACATTCAGAAAACAAAAGAGTATATTCAAATACAGGCAAAAATTTTACGAGGACATTTTGTAGATATCTACGATATAATAAAACCATATCCAACCGTTACCAATTTTATTTTGTGTAGATTTAACAGAAGTTACAATTATAACCATATTTTTAGAAGACTGATACAGGAACACGGAATAATCGTCCGTAATTGCAGTAATTTCCGTAGATTAAGCAATAGATATTTCAGGGTCGCTATCCGAACAGAAAAAGAAAATAAAAAGTTGATTCATGCATTTTGGAAAGTTTTAGAATGACAATATTTATGGTTTCGTTTGCTTATGTACTTGACTTAATTTTTGGTGATCCAAGATGGTTTCCTCATCCAGTGAAAATCATCGGAAGCTTTATCAAACAACTTGAAATATTGCTATACAAATACAAAACCAAGAAACTATCAGGAAGTATTTTAGTGATTATTGTTATTTCTACAAGTTTTTTAATCACCTGGCTTTTAATAAAAACTTGTTCAACTATCAATATCTATCTTGGAGTTGCTTTGCAAATTATGTTTATCTATACTACTCTGTCAATAAAGGATTTGAAATTAGAAACTATGCAGGTTTATTACACATTAAAGCAAGACAATATTGATTCTGCAAGGAAAAATTTAGCTATGATTGTCGGTCGAGATACAAAAAATTTAGATAGAAGAGAAATCATTCGTGCAACTGTAGAGACAATTGCTGAAAATACCGTTGACGGAATTATCTCTCCACTGTTTTATGCATTCATCGGTGGTGCACCGTTGGCAGTTGCTTACAAAGCAGTAAATACTCTCGATTCGACCATAGGTTACAAAACTGAAAAATACATTGACTTTGGTTTTGCTGCATCGCGATTAGACGATATTGCAAATTTTATTCCAGCAAGAATCTCAATACTGCTTTTACCAATAGCATGTTTGCTTGCAGGTAAAAATGCTAAAAAATGTTTACAAATAATATTACGTGATAGAAATAGAAATCCAAGTCCTAACAGTGGAATACCCGAAGCAGCAATTGCAGGTGCATTAGGCGTTCAATTGGGTGGGTTGAATTCTTATAACTCAGTTGCTGTGATGAAACCATTTCTCGGAGATAATATAAATCCTTTAGAAAAAAAGCATATAAAAGAAGCAATAAAAATTGCTTATATTTGCTCGGCATTGACACTGATTTTAGGAATGATTTTATGTTTGACGATAAAACACTTGACAGGTCAAGAAGTAAACTAAAATAATCTGTAGTTCAAATGATTTCGGTAAATTTTTCGGTTTAAAAGTAAAGCAGCCATTCATAGATAAAAAGTTTGCTAAGTTTGGAACAGGAATAAAAGAAGAAATAGTTCATTGTCGAGTTTGTGGCTGGACAGAACCTATAAAATGAGAAAAAGAACAAAAGCATTTGTTTCTTGGAGTGGTGGAAAAGAAACCTCTTTAGCCTGCTATAGAGCAATAAAAAAGAATTTTGAGGTTAAATATCTTTTGAATATGGTATCAGAGGATGGGATGTATTCTCGCTCTCACGGAATCAGTTCAGATTTATTGAGAGCACAAGCTTTAAGCTTAGGGATTCCTATTGTTCAGAGAAAGACTACATGGAAAGACTATGAGGAAGAATTCAAAAAGGCAATCTCAGATTTTAAGAAAGAGGATATCCAAATAGGTATATTTGGAGATATTGACCTTCAAGAACACAGGGATTGGGTAGAAAGGGTCTGTGGAAAGATGGGCATAAAACCCATTTTGCCATTGTGGAAAGAAAAACGGGAAAAATTACTAAAAGAATTTATTCAATCAGGATTTAAGGCGATTATCGTTGCTACAAATTCAAATTTTTTAGGAAAAGAATGGCTGGGCAGGGAAATTAATGAAGAGTTTGTCGCTGACTTGAAAAATTTAAGCGACATTGATTTATGCGGTGAGAAAGGTGAATATCATACATTTGTTCATAACGGTCCTGTTTTTAAGAGAGTGTTAAAAATTAGGCAAGGTAAAAAAGTGCTAAGAGATTCTCATTGGTTTCTGAATCTAAAATTAAGAATAAAATCTATTACTTGTGCTCTTGTGTTCTTGTGTTCTTGTGCTCTTATCGCTCAAAGTTATCCGCAACGGATTATCTCTTTAGGTCCGTCTGTTACTAAGTCACTATATCTTTTAGGTGTAGAGGATAAGTTGATTGCCAACACCATATATTGCAATAACCCACCGGAATCTAAAAACAAAGAAAAAATTGGAACCGCAGTAGAGGTAAATATAGAAAAGATATTTAATCTTAAGCCCGATCTGGTTCTGGCAATTTCTTTGACTTCATCTACCGCAAAAGAAAAATTAAAAAACCTGGGGCTAAAAGTAGTTACATATACTACACCGCGTGATTTTAATGATTTATGTAACCAGTTTTTAGAATTGGGCGAACTTATCGGCAAGAAAAGAGAGGCAAAAAAAATCGTAAAAAGTGCAAAAATTAAAGTGGCTTCTATCAAGAAAAAAATTCAAAAATTGCTTAAACCAAAAGTGCTTGTTCAGGTAGGTGCGAAACCGTTGATTGTAGCAACTGGCAGTTATTTCATAAACGATTTTATTGAACTTGCTGGTGGAATAAATATCGCTAAAGAAGAAAAAACAGGTCTCTATTCAAGAGAGCAGGTAGTAAAAGAGAATCCGGATGTAATAATTATTCTGACAATGGGTATTGCAGGCGAAGAAGAACAACAAATATGGCAAAAATATAAGACAATAAATGCAGTAAAAAACAATAGAGTCAATATAGTTGATGCTGATAAAATTTCCAGTCCCACACCTGTAAGTTTTGTTGAGGTATTAGAAGAATTGGTTTGTATTTTACATCCAAAACAAAAATGAAACGGAAAATTATTCGCTGGATAATCTGGATAGCAGTTTTGTGTGTTCTACTCGGTGGAATATCATTTTTTTCTTTATGTATCGGTTCGGTTGGTATACCATTTAACAAGATTCTAAAAATAATTTCTGCCGGTAAAGGAACTGTTGAGCACAGCATAATTTTTGATATTCGTTTACCGCGGATTTTTTTAGGTTTTGCAGTAGGCGGAGCATTGAGCATAGCAGGTGTTATTTTACAAGGAATGTTCCGTAATCCATTAGTTGAGCCATATACTTTAGGGATTTCAGGCGGTGCAGCATTGGGTGTATGTTTGAATATCATATTAGGAATGCGTTATAGATTCATTTTGTCTTTACCGGTTTTCGGTTTTTTAGGTGCGGTTGTGATTATTTTATTAGTTTACTTTTTAAGTATAAAAAAAGGTATATTAAAAATTCAAGGACTTCTTTTAACAGGAGTAATGATTAGTTTTATTGCTTCATCTTTAATTATGCTCATCATGGCTATTTCTCGTGCAGAAGATTTACATGGAATTATTTTCTGGATAATGGGTTCATTAGAAGAGCCGAATTGGTTTCTTATAAAATTGGCAGTTTCAGTATCTATTTTAGGATTGATTGCTTCTTATATTTTCTGCATGGATCTTAATGCTTTTTCTTTAGGTG from Elusimicrobiota bacterium includes these protein-coding regions:
- the cobD gene encoding threonine-phosphate decarboxylase CobD yields the protein MNLQHSRHGGNIWQIAKEYKIPIEKIIDFSTNINPLGIPNRVENKLIENMHLISYYPDPYCSQFIQKLSETLCIKKENILVGNGSTELIYTISAAISPKKVVIPIPTFSEYENSVKAHNAEIEFYICREENNFKINIARMIKLLPYSQMIFVCNPNNPTGSVLSKEELVFLAKKCQQNNVLLLIDETYINFVIDDEDFTMIHNIDNNQIIVLRSFTKFFAIPGLRLGYMVANKNIIEKIKKFQPVWSVNILAQIAACEIIKDKEYIQKTKEYIQIQAKILRGHFVDIYDIIKPYPTVTNFILCRFNRSYNYNHIFRRLIQEHGIIVRNCSNFRRLSNRYFRVAIRTEKENKKLIHAFWKVLE
- the cbiB gene encoding adenosylcobinamide-phosphate synthase CbiB, whose product is MTIFMVSFAYVLDLIFGDPRWFPHPVKIIGSFIKQLEILLYKYKTKKLSGSILVIIVISTSFLITWLLIKTCSTINIYLGVALQIMFIYTTLSIKDLKLETMQVYYTLKQDNIDSARKNLAMIVGRDTKNLDRREIIRATVETIAENTVDGIISPLFYAFIGGAPLAVAYKAVNTLDSTIGYKTEKYIDFGFAASRLDDIANFIPARISILLLPIACLLAGKNAKKCLQIILRDRNRNPSPNSGIPEAAIAGALGVQLGGLNSYNSVAVMKPFLGDNINPLEKKHIKEAIKIAYICSALTLILGMILCLTIKHLTGQEVN
- a CDS encoding diphthine--ammonia ligase; the encoded protein is MRKRTKAFVSWSGGKETSLACYRAIKKNFEVKYLLNMVSEDGMYSRSHGISSDLLRAQALSLGIPIVQRKTTWKDYEEEFKKAISDFKKEDIQIGIFGDIDLQEHRDWVERVCGKMGIKPILPLWKEKREKLLKEFIQSGFKAIIVATNSNFLGKEWLGREINEEFVADLKNLSDIDLCGEKGEYHTFVHNGPVFKRVLKIRQGKKVLRDSHWFLNLKLRIKSITCALVFLCSCALIAQSYPQRIISLGPSVTKSLYLLGVEDKLIANTIYCNNPPESKNKEKIGTAVEVNIEKIFNLKPDLVLAISLTSSTAKEKLKNLGLKVVTYTTPRDFNDLCNQFLELGELIGKKREAKKIVKSAKIKVASIKKKIQKLLKPKVLVQVGAKPLIVATGSYFINDFIELAGGINIAKEEKTGLYSREQVVKENPDVIIILTMGIAGEEEQQIWQKYKTINAVKNNRVNIVDADKISSPTPVSFVEVLEELVCILHPKQK
- a CDS encoding iron ABC transporter permease, which produces MKRKIIRWIIWIAVLCVLLGGISFFSLCIGSVGIPFNKILKIISAGKGTVEHSIIFDIRLPRIFLGFAVGGALSIAGVILQGMFRNPLVEPYTLGISGGAALGVCLNIILGMRYRFILSLPVFGFLGAVVIILLVYFLSIKKGILKIQGLLLTGVMISFIASSLIMLIMAISRAEDLHGIIFWIMGSLEEPNWFLIKLAVSVSILGLIASYIFCMDLNAFSLGEEEALHLGINTERTKRLLFILASLLTGFSVSISGIIGFVGLVVPHFVRMFVGSDHRILLVSSFLTGASFLIFCDTLARTIISPLELPVGVITGIVGGILFVYALSKRAPAY